The following coding sequences lie in one Metopolophium dirhodum isolate CAU chromosome 5, ASM1992520v1, whole genome shotgun sequence genomic window:
- the LOC132945842 gene encoding cilia- and flagella-associated protein 43 isoform X2, whose translation MTEESKENITLKSLSEEESNDQPENTEESANVSSKSVFARWLKPTSVSEFKFVSKDVLLIRVGKTLIFYDSNTQKEDILIVGSKSTPGGGSDDDLHLEGIGCVDCCDTDLLALAEHPPISKVVICLYPDLKVLATLVDSSCSAPYKSILFLRLEYLIGLRDYPAFDLIVWAWRIGEKLLVVDTGFIQPNQYLNLSAITAATGRNDVYLSQTEHDVGCKLQLWTLFVGCKTVYAERTRVEVPSDASASGCWTPYGWYVFCDSLANVYRVQPGAPEPEMVATAAADPIPAKRGSGSGGPGALVCPTKQGFVVYAVNQDNRLTGTLLQLTQKKQKILKVYGSKIKYFTFIKPTDETVATINHANILQVWDASTGEFKSKMKLNGTATDLCSNPFYYYIAITFKNGKMELLRTVPKANEIECIARIVLCDEDLSSVKFFSDGNICSVTSFPTGRFYYISITLGQKCTVLREHHLGKYVIDIYIIDDKKSSFLTVLYTDLKNAENAGNNILIFDINFNIVFKLNDMQNYFTSVFKWSSCKVPGALNIAFTVLQSKCIHLMTIDIVKEKMLESQTIPLDHQLKSIKTYTNENHCVTFSPDGSYNIYEFDDDGQWKQMIMVNCSHWQSGGLIAAQVDVNAHNILTLSHQENFMCTSFKGNLSRNRRIDKINFPMIEDHFETKGIGFEDGPESLRRMTWEMINQQNELNASIAAYSNQKQQIIQDFEKIKTELRNLLETNVNGPDDMKIDIEEFDLNVDYRLSFREKCKLERKEYEEKILSDINKFKLETENIIKEKWETLFIKPKSIYCLKNIYKVDNYPISIKDQDIINKANVIIEERILIRDMAEQLSSAEDPFSKNNFEILDVESNSSESDYKQSNDLTMMGSISYEFVETIDTLNSQYNYYKLEMAEDEIILLKFMVNKLKHKFNQIFDDLFTEKQQQLDNLKEYNDRLRVIETELRLACKIEPTEPSPVDYKWNKYEQTEELLHVDGDEVPVELYHNNVLSSKEMSNDMNSGTGERNSETVTLNNYRQRALMIMMDGVLEKRWEDELKKDVPKPQCMVLNKNPEDFTADDLKAIDEYEKLTLALNDDRIKYKNILEEEKIKIHHHIAQIIEQFDNNVFTLFKMKLKYNSAIDHENLKMLRLSKMLSDSDQRKHQIKRHSEIILELREAITGFEQIIAETNKKIAKTEPNSLLNTIESLNHKNNILNKRFKSEFPSKLIYEQALIAYNRRPKIQGNKNYSSILGYQFVNTIMDPSDDKLHLLTPEFVKYLDTLRVYDDYKYVDDYKLNMDRETWHKVCNFRRMKIESEFKISTCQQDATDKDNLLDSLKRDKEDKEAMIEKLKMTIIRLENQDLYYEDNPEVQLVVSQGNVETVLTGHFSDFENTTLISKNAIDKVNTEIKKMGSTKIDALSNLLKFKRKCRFLKWEHDILKNHKIPLYKFRFDLITSMKITENVLNYLKFKMKGINNAEQAEQNVDKELAAIKFTYTKQKEKLNEKLNEMYKTERDTKNKNKKADEEIDQMTCELTKLKCLIDYGLNDKLMHHSGEKMKDIMKFTQINTKVLELHKEIEALQIELELLLLRTFPTLYTNSPKNTSISK comes from the exons TACAGATTTACTGGCCTTGGCTGAACACCCACCAATATCCAAGGTGGTAATTTGTTTATATCCTGACCTGAAAGTGTTGGCGACTCTTGTTG ATAGTAGTTGCTCTGCACCATACAAGTCTATACTGTTTCTGAGGTTGGAATATTTAATCGGCTTGCGCGATTACCCGGCATTCGATTTGATCGTGTGGGCGTGGAGAATTGGAGAAAAACTGTTGGTCGTCGACACCGGATTCATTCAGCCGAACCAATATCTAAA TCTGTCGGCGATCACCGCCGCGACGGGCCGAAACGACGTGTACCTGAGCCAGACGGAACACGACGTCGGATGTAAGCTCCAGCTGTGGACGTTGTTCGTGGGCTGCAAGACGGTGTACGCTGAGAGGACTCGGGTGGAGGTGCCCTCGGACGCCTCCGCTTCGGGCTGCTGGACGCCGTACGGATGGTACGTGTTCTGCGACTCGTTGGCCAACGTCTATCGAGTGCAGCCCGGCGCACCGGAACCGGAAATGgtcgcgacggcggcggcggatcCGATCCCGGCGAAACGCGGAAGCGGCAGCGGCGGTCCGGGCGCGTTAGTGTGCCCCACCAAACAGGGTTTCGTGGTGTACGCGGTCAACCAGGACAACCGTCTAACG GGAACGCTGTTACAACTGacacagaaaaaacaaaaaatattgaaagtgTACGGATCAAAAATCAAGTATTTTACGTTTATCAAACCGACGGACGAAACGGTGGCCACCATAAACCACGCAAACATTTTGCAAGTGTGGGATGCTTCGACCGGagaattt AAAAGCAAGATGAAACTAAATGGAACCGCAACGGATTTGTGTAGTAATCCATTTTACTACTATATTGCCATTACGTTTAAAAACGGTAAAATGGAATTGCTGAGAACTGTTCCCAAAGCAAACGAAATAGAGTGCATTGCAAGAATAGTACTATGTGATGAAGACTTATCTTCGGTAAAATTTTTCTCTGACGGAAACATTTGCAGTGTCACAAGTTTTCCCACAGGTCGATTTTATTACATAAGT ATTACATTAGGACAGAAATGTACTGTATTGAGAGAACATCATTTGGGAAAATACGTTATTGATATATACATAATCGACGATAAAAAATCATCGTTTTTGACAGTTTTATATACAGATCTGAAAAACGCCGAAAATgctggaaataatattttaatatttgatataaatttcaatatagtttttaaattaaacgataTGCAAAATTATTTCACATCGGTATTTAAATGGAGTTCATGTAAAGTGCCAGGCGCATTAAACATAGCTTTTACTGTCTTACAGTCGAAATGTATTCACTTGATGACTATAGATATCGTTAAG GAAAAAATGCTAGAGTCACAAACTATACCATTAGATCatcaattaaaaagtattaagaCGTACACGAACGAAAATCATTGTGTTACATTTAGTCCAGAtggttcatataatatttatgaatttgacGATGATGGTCAGTGGAAACAAATGATTATGGTAAATTGCAGCCATTGGCAAAGTGGAGGGTTGATAGCTGCTCAAGTTGATGTCAATGCACATAACATATTAACACTTAGCCACCAAGAAAACTTTATGTGTACAAGCTTTAA AGGCAATTTAAGTCGTAATAGACggattgataaaattaattttccaatGATCGAAGATCATTTTGAAACAAAAGGAATCGGTTTTGAGGACGGACCAGAAT CACTACGACGAATGACATGGGAAATGATTAATCAACAAAATGAATTGAATGCAAGTATAGCGGCTTATAGTAATCAAAAACAACAAATCATTcaagattttgaaaaaataaaaacagaa cTTCGAAATTTATTAGAAACCAATGTCAATGGGCCGGATGACATGAAAATAGATATAGAAGAATTCGATTTAAATGTAGATTATAGACTAAGTTTCAGAGAAAAATGTAAGCTTGAACGTAAAGAGTACGAAGAAAAAATTCTTAGTGACATAAACAAGtttaaattggaaactgaaaatattataaaggaaaaatgggaaacACTTTTCATCAAACCAAAATCTATATAC tgtctaaaaaatatatataaagtagACAACTACCCAATAAGCATAAAAGACCAAGACATTATTAACAAAGCAAATGTAATCATAGAAGAAAGAATATTAATCAGAGATATGGCAGAACAATTATCCAGTGCGGAAGATCCATTTTCCAA GAATAATTTTGAGATATTAGACGTTGAATCAAATTCGTCGGAATCCGATTACAAGCAAAGTaatgatttaacaatgatgGGTTCAATTAGTTATGAGTTTGTTGAAACTATTGACACTTTAAATTctcagtacaattattataaattagaaatgGCTGAAgatgaaataattttacttaaa tttATGGTTAACAAATTAAAGCATAaattcaatcaaatatttgatgatttgtTTACGGAAAAACAACAGCAACTGGACAATTTGAAAGAATATAATGACAGATTACGTGTAATTGAAACTGAATTGAGATTGGCATGCAAAA ttgAACCCACCGAACCGTCTCCAGTAGATTATAAATGGAATAAATATGAGCAAACAGAGGAACTTTTACACGTCGATGGCGATGAAGTTCCCGTAGAACTGTATCACAATAATGTATTATCCAGTAAAGAAATGTCGAATGACATGAATTCAGGTACAGGAGAACGAAACAGTGAGACGGTAACTCTTAACAACTATAGACAGCGGGCACTGATGATTATGATGGATGGTGTGCTGGAGAAAAGGTGGGAAGACGAATTGAAAAAAGACGTGCCAAAACCGCAATGCATGGTG ttaaacaaaAATCCTGAAGATTTCACAGCAGACGATTTAAAGGCTATAGACGAGtatgaaaaattaactttgGCTTTGAACGACGacagaataaaatacaaaaatattcttgaagaagaaaagataaaaatacatcatCACATCGCACAGATTATAGAACAATTTGACAATAATGTATTTACGTTGTTTAAAATGAAGTTGAAGTACAATTCAGCCATCGATCAtgagaatttaaaaatgcttaggCTTTCAAAAATGTTGAGCGATAGTGATCAACGAAAACACCAAATTAAACGACACAG TGAAATCATTTTGGAGTTAAGAGAAGCTATTACGGGATTTGAACAAATTATTGcggaaacgaataaaaaaattgcaaaaaccgAGCCAAATTCTTTGCTCAATACTATAGAATCGTTGAATCACAAAAACAACATTCTTAATAAACGTTTTAAGTCTGAGTTTCCTTCCAAACTAATTTACGAACAAGCATTAATCGCCTACAA CCGGAGACCTAAAATACAAGGCAATAAAAACTATTCGTCAATACTTGGTTACCAGTTTGTCAATACCATAATGGATCCATCTGATGATAAGCTACATCTTTTGACCCCGGAATtcgttaaatatttagatacacTTAGGGTATATGACGATTATAAATATGTAGATGATTATAAGCTGAATATGGACAGAGAAACTTGGCATAAGGTTTGCAATTTTAGACGAATGAAAATTGAGTCAGAATTTAAGATCAGTACATGTCAACAAGACGCAACAGACAAAGACAATTTATTGGATAGCTTAAAGCGCGACAAAGAAGACAAGGAAGCAATGattgagaaattaaaaatgactATCATCAGATTAGAAAACCAAGATTTGTATTATGAGGATAACCCTGAG gtTCAATTAGTAGTGTCTCAGGGGAACGTTGAAACCGTATTAACAGGACACTTTAGCGATTTCGAAAACACTACACTTATTTCTAAAAATGCTATTGATAAAGTGAACACCGAAATCAAA aaaatgggCAGTACTAAAATTGATGCTTTATCCAATTTACTGAAGTTCAAACGTAAATGTCGATTTTTAAAATGGGAAcacgatattttaaaaaaccacaAAATTCCATTGTATAAATTTCGTTTTGATCTTATAACGTCAATGAAAATAACCGAAAATGTGTTAAACTACTTGAAGTTTAAGATGAAAGGAATAAATAATGCAGAACAAGCTGAACAAAACGTGGACAAAGAACTAGCAGCAATTAAATTT ACTTACACAAAACAGAAAGAAAAGCTAAATGAAAAGTTAAACGAAATGTACAAAACAGAAAGAGATActaagaataaaaacaaaaaggcCGATGAAGAGATAGACCAAATGACGTGTGAATTAACCAAGTTGAAGTGCCTGATAGATTACGGTTTAAACGACAAACTGATGCATCACAGTggtgaaaa GATGAAAGATATAATGAAATTTACACAGATAAATACAAAAGTACTAGAATTGCACAAAGAAATTGAAGCGTTGCAGATAGAATTGGAATTACTGCTCCTCAGAACTTTTCCAACTCTGTACACTAATTCTCCAAAAAACACTAGCATAAGCAAAtag
- the LOC132945842 gene encoding cilia- and flagella-associated protein 43 isoform X1 yields the protein MTEESKENITLKSLSEEESNDQPENTEESANVSSKSVFARWLKPTSVSEFKFVSKDVLLIRVGKTLIFYDSNTQKEDILIVGSKSTPGGGSDDDLHLEGIGCVDCCDTDLLALAEHPPISKVVICLYPDLKVLATLVDSSCSAPYKSILFLRLEYLIGLRDYPAFDLIVWAWRIGEKLLVVDTGFIQPNQYLNLSAITAATGRNDVYLSQTEHDVGCKLQLWTLFVGCKTVYAERTRVEVPSDASASGCWTPYGWYVFCDSLANVYRVQPGAPEPEMVATAAADPIPAKRGSGSGGPGALVCPTKQGFVVYAVNQDNRLTCFKDTRGIFSKIWTMVVDCTLQCMVAVKNDVYGWSDEGTLLQLTQKKQKILKVYGSKIKYFTFIKPTDETVATINHANILQVWDASTGEFKSKMKLNGTATDLCSNPFYYYIAITFKNGKMELLRTVPKANEIECIARIVLCDEDLSSVKFFSDGNICSVTSFPTGRFYYISITLGQKCTVLREHHLGKYVIDIYIIDDKKSSFLTVLYTDLKNAENAGNNILIFDINFNIVFKLNDMQNYFTSVFKWSSCKVPGALNIAFTVLQSKCIHLMTIDIVKEKMLESQTIPLDHQLKSIKTYTNENHCVTFSPDGSYNIYEFDDDGQWKQMIMVNCSHWQSGGLIAAQVDVNAHNILTLSHQENFMCTSFKGNLSRNRRIDKINFPMIEDHFETKGIGFEDGPESLRRMTWEMINQQNELNASIAAYSNQKQQIIQDFEKIKTELRNLLETNVNGPDDMKIDIEEFDLNVDYRLSFREKCKLERKEYEEKILSDINKFKLETENIIKEKWETLFIKPKSIYCLKNIYKVDNYPISIKDQDIINKANVIIEERILIRDMAEQLSSAEDPFSKNNFEILDVESNSSESDYKQSNDLTMMGSISYEFVETIDTLNSQYNYYKLEMAEDEIILLKFMVNKLKHKFNQIFDDLFTEKQQQLDNLKEYNDRLRVIETELRLACKIEPTEPSPVDYKWNKYEQTEELLHVDGDEVPVELYHNNVLSSKEMSNDMNSGTGERNSETVTLNNYRQRALMIMMDGVLEKRWEDELKKDVPKPQCMVLNKNPEDFTADDLKAIDEYEKLTLALNDDRIKYKNILEEEKIKIHHHIAQIIEQFDNNVFTLFKMKLKYNSAIDHENLKMLRLSKMLSDSDQRKHQIKRHSEIILELREAITGFEQIIAETNKKIAKTEPNSLLNTIESLNHKNNILNKRFKSEFPSKLIYEQALIAYNRRPKIQGNKNYSSILGYQFVNTIMDPSDDKLHLLTPEFVKYLDTLRVYDDYKYVDDYKLNMDRETWHKVCNFRRMKIESEFKISTCQQDATDKDNLLDSLKRDKEDKEAMIEKLKMTIIRLENQDLYYEDNPEVQLVVSQGNVETVLTGHFSDFENTTLISKNAIDKVNTEIKKMGSTKIDALSNLLKFKRKCRFLKWEHDILKNHKIPLYKFRFDLITSMKITENVLNYLKFKMKGINNAEQAEQNVDKELAAIKFTYTKQKEKLNEKLNEMYKTERDTKNKNKKADEEIDQMTCELTKLKCLIDYGLNDKLMHHSGEKMKDIMKFTQINTKVLELHKEIEALQIELELLLLRTFPTLYTNSPKNTSISK from the exons TACAGATTTACTGGCCTTGGCTGAACACCCACCAATATCCAAGGTGGTAATTTGTTTATATCCTGACCTGAAAGTGTTGGCGACTCTTGTTG ATAGTAGTTGCTCTGCACCATACAAGTCTATACTGTTTCTGAGGTTGGAATATTTAATCGGCTTGCGCGATTACCCGGCATTCGATTTGATCGTGTGGGCGTGGAGAATTGGAGAAAAACTGTTGGTCGTCGACACCGGATTCATTCAGCCGAACCAATATCTAAA TCTGTCGGCGATCACCGCCGCGACGGGCCGAAACGACGTGTACCTGAGCCAGACGGAACACGACGTCGGATGTAAGCTCCAGCTGTGGACGTTGTTCGTGGGCTGCAAGACGGTGTACGCTGAGAGGACTCGGGTGGAGGTGCCCTCGGACGCCTCCGCTTCGGGCTGCTGGACGCCGTACGGATGGTACGTGTTCTGCGACTCGTTGGCCAACGTCTATCGAGTGCAGCCCGGCGCACCGGAACCGGAAATGgtcgcgacggcggcggcggatcCGATCCCGGCGAAACGCGGAAGCGGCAGCGGCGGTCCGGGCGCGTTAGTGTGCCCCACCAAACAGGGTTTCGTGGTGTACGCGGTCAACCAGGACAACCGTCTAACG TGTTTCAAGGACACCAGGGgcattttctcaaaaatatgGACTATGGTCGTTGACTGCACATTGCAATGTATGGTAGCTGTAAAAAACGACGTTTACGGCTGGTCGGACGAG GGAACGCTGTTACAACTGacacagaaaaaacaaaaaatattgaaagtgTACGGATCAAAAATCAAGTATTTTACGTTTATCAAACCGACGGACGAAACGGTGGCCACCATAAACCACGCAAACATTTTGCAAGTGTGGGATGCTTCGACCGGagaattt AAAAGCAAGATGAAACTAAATGGAACCGCAACGGATTTGTGTAGTAATCCATTTTACTACTATATTGCCATTACGTTTAAAAACGGTAAAATGGAATTGCTGAGAACTGTTCCCAAAGCAAACGAAATAGAGTGCATTGCAAGAATAGTACTATGTGATGAAGACTTATCTTCGGTAAAATTTTTCTCTGACGGAAACATTTGCAGTGTCACAAGTTTTCCCACAGGTCGATTTTATTACATAAGT ATTACATTAGGACAGAAATGTACTGTATTGAGAGAACATCATTTGGGAAAATACGTTATTGATATATACATAATCGACGATAAAAAATCATCGTTTTTGACAGTTTTATATACAGATCTGAAAAACGCCGAAAATgctggaaataatattttaatatttgatataaatttcaatatagtttttaaattaaacgataTGCAAAATTATTTCACATCGGTATTTAAATGGAGTTCATGTAAAGTGCCAGGCGCATTAAACATAGCTTTTACTGTCTTACAGTCGAAATGTATTCACTTGATGACTATAGATATCGTTAAG GAAAAAATGCTAGAGTCACAAACTATACCATTAGATCatcaattaaaaagtattaagaCGTACACGAACGAAAATCATTGTGTTACATTTAGTCCAGAtggttcatataatatttatgaatttgacGATGATGGTCAGTGGAAACAAATGATTATGGTAAATTGCAGCCATTGGCAAAGTGGAGGGTTGATAGCTGCTCAAGTTGATGTCAATGCACATAACATATTAACACTTAGCCACCAAGAAAACTTTATGTGTACAAGCTTTAA AGGCAATTTAAGTCGTAATAGACggattgataaaattaattttccaatGATCGAAGATCATTTTGAAACAAAAGGAATCGGTTTTGAGGACGGACCAGAAT CACTACGACGAATGACATGGGAAATGATTAATCAACAAAATGAATTGAATGCAAGTATAGCGGCTTATAGTAATCAAAAACAACAAATCATTcaagattttgaaaaaataaaaacagaa cTTCGAAATTTATTAGAAACCAATGTCAATGGGCCGGATGACATGAAAATAGATATAGAAGAATTCGATTTAAATGTAGATTATAGACTAAGTTTCAGAGAAAAATGTAAGCTTGAACGTAAAGAGTACGAAGAAAAAATTCTTAGTGACATAAACAAGtttaaattggaaactgaaaatattataaaggaaaaatgggaaacACTTTTCATCAAACCAAAATCTATATAC tgtctaaaaaatatatataaagtagACAACTACCCAATAAGCATAAAAGACCAAGACATTATTAACAAAGCAAATGTAATCATAGAAGAAAGAATATTAATCAGAGATATGGCAGAACAATTATCCAGTGCGGAAGATCCATTTTCCAA GAATAATTTTGAGATATTAGACGTTGAATCAAATTCGTCGGAATCCGATTACAAGCAAAGTaatgatttaacaatgatgGGTTCAATTAGTTATGAGTTTGTTGAAACTATTGACACTTTAAATTctcagtacaattattataaattagaaatgGCTGAAgatgaaataattttacttaaa tttATGGTTAACAAATTAAAGCATAaattcaatcaaatatttgatgatttgtTTACGGAAAAACAACAGCAACTGGACAATTTGAAAGAATATAATGACAGATTACGTGTAATTGAAACTGAATTGAGATTGGCATGCAAAA ttgAACCCACCGAACCGTCTCCAGTAGATTATAAATGGAATAAATATGAGCAAACAGAGGAACTTTTACACGTCGATGGCGATGAAGTTCCCGTAGAACTGTATCACAATAATGTATTATCCAGTAAAGAAATGTCGAATGACATGAATTCAGGTACAGGAGAACGAAACAGTGAGACGGTAACTCTTAACAACTATAGACAGCGGGCACTGATGATTATGATGGATGGTGTGCTGGAGAAAAGGTGGGAAGACGAATTGAAAAAAGACGTGCCAAAACCGCAATGCATGGTG ttaaacaaaAATCCTGAAGATTTCACAGCAGACGATTTAAAGGCTATAGACGAGtatgaaaaattaactttgGCTTTGAACGACGacagaataaaatacaaaaatattcttgaagaagaaaagataaaaatacatcatCACATCGCACAGATTATAGAACAATTTGACAATAATGTATTTACGTTGTTTAAAATGAAGTTGAAGTACAATTCAGCCATCGATCAtgagaatttaaaaatgcttaggCTTTCAAAAATGTTGAGCGATAGTGATCAACGAAAACACCAAATTAAACGACACAG TGAAATCATTTTGGAGTTAAGAGAAGCTATTACGGGATTTGAACAAATTATTGcggaaacgaataaaaaaattgcaaaaaccgAGCCAAATTCTTTGCTCAATACTATAGAATCGTTGAATCACAAAAACAACATTCTTAATAAACGTTTTAAGTCTGAGTTTCCTTCCAAACTAATTTACGAACAAGCATTAATCGCCTACAA CCGGAGACCTAAAATACAAGGCAATAAAAACTATTCGTCAATACTTGGTTACCAGTTTGTCAATACCATAATGGATCCATCTGATGATAAGCTACATCTTTTGACCCCGGAATtcgttaaatatttagatacacTTAGGGTATATGACGATTATAAATATGTAGATGATTATAAGCTGAATATGGACAGAGAAACTTGGCATAAGGTTTGCAATTTTAGACGAATGAAAATTGAGTCAGAATTTAAGATCAGTACATGTCAACAAGACGCAACAGACAAAGACAATTTATTGGATAGCTTAAAGCGCGACAAAGAAGACAAGGAAGCAATGattgagaaattaaaaatgactATCATCAGATTAGAAAACCAAGATTTGTATTATGAGGATAACCCTGAG gtTCAATTAGTAGTGTCTCAGGGGAACGTTGAAACCGTATTAACAGGACACTTTAGCGATTTCGAAAACACTACACTTATTTCTAAAAATGCTATTGATAAAGTGAACACCGAAATCAAA aaaatgggCAGTACTAAAATTGATGCTTTATCCAATTTACTGAAGTTCAAACGTAAATGTCGATTTTTAAAATGGGAAcacgatattttaaaaaaccacaAAATTCCATTGTATAAATTTCGTTTTGATCTTATAACGTCAATGAAAATAACCGAAAATGTGTTAAACTACTTGAAGTTTAAGATGAAAGGAATAAATAATGCAGAACAAGCTGAACAAAACGTGGACAAAGAACTAGCAGCAATTAAATTT ACTTACACAAAACAGAAAGAAAAGCTAAATGAAAAGTTAAACGAAATGTACAAAACAGAAAGAGATActaagaataaaaacaaaaaggcCGATGAAGAGATAGACCAAATGACGTGTGAATTAACCAAGTTGAAGTGCCTGATAGATTACGGTTTAAACGACAAACTGATGCATCACAGTggtgaaaa GATGAAAGATATAATGAAATTTACACAGATAAATACAAAAGTACTAGAATTGCACAAAGAAATTGAAGCGTTGCAGATAGAATTGGAATTACTGCTCCTCAGAACTTTTCCAACTCTGTACACTAATTCTCCAAAAAACACTAGCATAAGCAAAtag